TCAATCGTTTGATAGAATAAAATGTAGTGATCAACCGGAAAACTTTTAATGGACTCGCCTAATTCAGGCCGATCACAACCGATCTGTCTGAACTCTGCTAACTGCCTAGCTTTTTCATAAAGCCGATCTAGAAAACGATCGGCATTCACTAAACTATCTTCTGCAATGTAAAGCCAAATTTCCAATAAGTCATTTTCCGCTTCAGTTGAAATA
This is a stretch of genomic DNA from Flavobacteriales bacterium. It encodes these proteins:
- a CDS encoding type II toxin-antitoxin system RelE/ParE family toxin, with the protein product MPTLTISTEAENDLLEIWLYIAEDSLVNADRFLDRLYEKARQLAEFRQIGCDRPELGESIKSFPVDHYILFYQTIDNGIELIRVLNASRDIGLNF